Proteins from a single region of Runella sp. SP2:
- a CDS encoding cytochrome B — protein MEILVRAHSGLRYVVLGLLIAAIFTAFGKKSESNAPYSKVYLFAMIATHTQLLIGLILYFMNIGVKVRFDMMSDKFYRFYAVEHLVGMLIAVALITVGNAQGKKGNHAKVFTFYLIALVVIFLSIPWPFRNLGAGWF, from the coding sequence ATGGAAATTCTCGTTCGTGCGCACTCAGGTTTGCGATATGTCGTATTAGGGCTTTTGATAGCGGCTATTTTTACGGCATTCGGTAAGAAAAGTGAAAGTAATGCCCCATATTCTAAAGTATATTTGTTTGCCATGATTGCGACGCATACGCAATTACTTATCGGTTTGATTTTGTACTTTATGAACATTGGTGTGAAAGTACGATTTGATATGATGAGCGATAAGTTTTATCGCTTCTATGCCGTTGAACACCTCGTGGGGATGCTTATTGCCGTAGCTCTTATTACGGTCGGCAACGCCCAAGGGAAAAAAGGAAACCACGCAAAAGTGTTTACGTTTTACTTAATCGCATTGGTCGTTATTTTCTTATCTATTCCTTGGCCTTTCCGTAATCTAGGCGCAGGTTGGTTCTAA
- a CDS encoding Rrf2 family transcriptional regulator: MISKKAKYALKALKVLTEEHGKGPVLISHIAERENIPKKFLEAILLELRNHGILSSQKGKGGGYMLRVDPERVNFAQVIRVIDGPIAPTPCVSLHFYVKCDDCIDEATCALRPIMENVRDANLGVYESTTLSIFVK; the protein is encoded by the coding sequence ATGATTTCTAAAAAAGCCAAATACGCCCTCAAAGCTTTGAAAGTTTTGACCGAAGAGCATGGCAAAGGCCCTGTGCTTATTTCTCATATTGCTGAGCGCGAAAATATACCTAAGAAGTTTTTGGAGGCTATTCTGTTGGAATTGCGTAATCACGGTATTTTATCAAGCCAAAAAGGCAAAGGCGGAGGATACATGCTGAGAGTGGATCCAGAACGTGTCAATTTTGCGCAAGTGATTCGGGTTATTGATGGTCCCATTGCTCCAACACCATGTGTGTCTTTGCATTTTTATGTGAAATGCGATGACTGCATCGACGAAGCTACTTGTGCTTTAAGACCTATCATGGAAAATGTTCGGGATGCAAACTTGGGCGTATATGAGTCAACAACCCTTTCGATTTTTGTGAAATAG